TAATCCCTTAGAAATGGCTAAACCCAGTTGAACTATGCTGGAATATTTAGCTGCAACCTGGCCTCTTCTTAAGTTATTTCTGGATTCGTTATTCATCCAAACACCGAATCATGTTCAATTTATTTATGTATCAATCTTCTTTTTAGTACTTCTTCTTTGTATAATTCATATTTTTTAGATTTATAGACTGAAAATGTATCTAATCCCTCAAAATATCCTTCAATTTCATCCATCTGATCCTCTGATAAGGGAGTTTCAGGCGAACGCCTCAAAAGTGTATTTATATAAAGTCTATCTGGCTGAATCTCCACTGCAATCCTTGCTAATTCATCTGTATAATCTTTATTTTTTCCAGTGAACATAGTTTGAAGTTCAAATCTTCCTTTAAACGAATTTCTAAATTTTTTAATTCCTTTTATGATATCTCCCAAATGCAGACCTTTTACAGGGCAGCTTATTTCTTTAAAAATAGAA
This region of Methanobacterium sp. genomic DNA includes:
- a CDS encoding NifB/NifX family molybdenum-iron cluster-binding protein yields the protein MKITLICIPTLNEGGLLSDISMHFGKTPYFTFIKLEDGGIKSIDVIESFGKHNGGSKTPAEIILSSGANVLICGNLGSKAVSMLRDREIEVFSGASGKVKNMDIDIVVTKLDAHDDSIFKEISCPVKGLHLGDIIKGIKKFRNSFKGRFELQTMFTGKNKDYTDELARIAVEIQPDRLYINTLLRRSPETPLSEDQMDEIEGYFEGLDTFSVYKSKKYELYKEEVLKRRLIHK